A single genomic interval of Helianthus annuus cultivar XRQ/B chromosome 6, HanXRQr2.0-SUNRISE, whole genome shotgun sequence harbors:
- the LOC110945179 gene encoding uncharacterized protein LOC110945179, with translation MDVNTQSCLLNSRMGDNRQKHLHFVFMNYDPEYERLQSDRTKRGAREVEMYLTKKHNDLLAKKLEPGSYHKTLSLFIVDAFAVQITDAQANMLRSAKEVRVVEKNQELDA, from the exons ATGGATGTTAACACTCAAAGCTGCCTACTCAATTCAAGAATGGGTGACAACAGACAAAAACATCTGCATTTTGTCTTCATGAACTATGATCCTGAATATGAGCGTCTTCAATCTGATAG AACAAAGAGGGGGGCAAGGGAGGTGGAAATGTACTTGACCAAGAAGCATAATGACTTGTTAGCTAAGAAACTTGAGCCTGGATCCTACCACAAgaccttatctttgttcattgttGATGCTTTTGCTGTTCAAATCACTGATGCTCAG GCCAATATGCTTAGATCTGCAAAGGAAGTTAGGGTGGTGGAGAAGAACCAAGAGCTTGATGCTTGA